The nucleotide sequence GCACATTGAGGTCGCGGTGCCCGCCGGCGGGGCCGGCGAGTCTTTCGCGCAGCACTGCTTCGTTGAACTGGAGAGAGCGGTACGATCCGCCGGATCGTACCGTGGCAAGATCCTGTCCCTCGAGAGCGATTCGAATTACAGCGGCCGTTCGCGCGGCGTTACGGTGCATCGTTGGCCCCGGGTAGACCGCGCGGACGTGATCCTGCCCGAAAAGGTGCTCAAACTGCTCGATGGAAATGTATTGAGCTTTGTCGGAATGCGCGATGCGCTGCGCCGGCTCGGCCAATCGACACGCAAGGGCATCTTGCTTTATGGCCCGCCCGGCACCGGCAAGACCCACACGATCCGATACCTCGCAACTAACCTGGCTGATCAGACCACTCTAATAATGGCAGCCGGGGAGGTCGGTGCGCTCGGTGAATATATGAACCTCGCGCGGCTGTTGCAGCCGGTATTGGTGGTGATCGAGGACGTCGATCTGATCGCGCGCGACCGCAATGAGATGCGAGACGCGCGCGAAGAATTACTGCTCAACAGGCTGCTCAATGAGATGGATGGGCTGAAGGAGGATGCCGACATCCTGTTCTTACTTACCACCAACCGATTGGAAGAGCTCGAGGGCGCGATCGCGGCGCGGCCTGGCCGGATCGACCAGGTCATCGAGGTGCCTTTACCTGATGCTCATGGCCGCGACAAGCTGGTGCGGCTCTATGGCAAAGGCCTTCCACTCACGGAGGCTGTTGTCAATGAAGCCGTGCGACAGAGCGAGGGCCTCAGCGCCGCCTTCATCAAGGAGTTCATGCGGCGCATCGCGCAATCGTCCATCGCGCGCGATGGCGGCAAAACGGTCATCTGCAATGATATCGATCAGGCGCTGGACGATATGCTGCCGATGAGGGGGCGCGGATCGCGGGCCGAGTAAGCTGGACCGTGAGCCGCGACAAGGGGCAGGAGCGGCCACAAAGTGTGCGCGCAGTTGTCCAAAATAGGTCAGTTGGCCGACGTTCAGATCGGCGGCGAGCTGACCGGCGAGTTGGGATCCCGCAGGCGGCTCGTGCGTCAGCGCATGCAGGCGGACCATGAGGCGGCATGCTTTCCGGTGAACCGCCGCGTGTCAACAAGTGATCGGATTTTGATTGTTCGTGCCCGGTTCCGGGACCACGTGCTTTCCGCCGATAGCGCTGAACATCTGTGCCATGCATGCCATCACGCGCCGGGCCGTGGACTGGGATTAGCAATGATGCGGCGGAAGGTGTGTCTCCTACCGGATCATGGTGCCCGCCTTCTTGTGGCCGCTCAGAGAGCGCAGTTGGGCTTCCGTCAGACCAGCATTGGCGCGCTCGACGTTACCGCCGTGCCGGATGCCCAATAAACTTCACGTTCTCGTCGGTGCCCGCGAGCTGTCTGATTTTCGCGATGCTATGACGGAAAGTAATCCGCCTTCCACGGAAGATGAACTTTGCGGGTTCGATCGAGTGTTTCGCACGTCACGATGAGCGTGCCCAAGCGTGGAGTGTTGTCCATTCCCCAATCGGCTGTGCCAATCCATGCCCGCAAATGGCAAGCGTACTCTCAGCAAACGACTGAAGAGCACACAAGGCTTGCCGCGCTGCAGCAGCATTCTGTGCTCGCTCGCCTGTCTTTTTGTCCTGGACGATGAATTTTTTATTGTCTCGTTGATTCGGGTGGCCGATGGTGTAAGATACAACCTGTTGATGCACGTATTACTGATTGTTTTCTAGAGCGCCTACTATCCTGAGCTA is from Bradyrhizobium sp. ISRA430 and encodes:
- a CDS encoding ATP-dependent Clp protease adaptor ClpS — its product is MGHQVCTVPESVQLVFQDGGKTPRGFVADLFREVFGRHQRDAYALSMLIERRDKAACGPFPPSVAKALFDAAQERIRAEGHTLQITSEPVGETEAPDPSEIHFELARDAVAWHFADIPPNSLVTMVRQFPGHMRADIQIAIDKLFASPVRFFGLHQRWVLEKLSFAELRRAGDDAVLLASPQYHEIDIGEATPVKCLHNGLWLSEANEFRYAVVLYYYREPVQQCGTDPEEMMHIEVAVPAGGAGESFAQHCFVELERAVRSAGSYRGKILSLESDSNYSGRSRGVTVHRWPRVDRADVILPEKVLKLLDGNVLSFVGMRDALRRLGQSTRKGILLYGPPGTGKTHTIRYLATNLADQTTLIMAAGEVGALGEYMNLARLLQPVLVVIEDVDLIARDRNEMRDAREELLLNRLLNEMDGLKEDADILFLLTTNRLEELEGAIAARPGRIDQVIEVPLPDAHGRDKLVRLYGKGLPLTEAVVNEAVRQSEGLSAAFIKEFMRRIAQSSIARDGGKTVICNDIDQALDDMLPMRGRGSRAE